A genomic window from Streptomyces sp. HUAS YS2 includes:
- the pyrF gene encoding orotidine-5'-phosphate decarboxylase: MNDSFGARLRSAMDERGPLCVGIDPHASLLASWGLKDDIDGLETFTRTVVEALADTVAVFKPQSAFFERFGSRGIAVLEQAVADLRAAGGLVVMDAKRGDIGSTMAAYAETFLRPGSPLFSDALTVSPYLGYGSLKPAVDLARESGAGLFVLALTSNPEGAEVQRAVREDGRTIGATMLGHLAEENAGESPMGSFGAVVGATLGDLSSFELDINGPLLAPGIGAQGATAADLPAVFGPAVRNVVPNVSRGVLKEGPDAAALRGAAERFADEIRAAVAV; encoded by the coding sequence ATGAACGACTCCTTCGGTGCACGACTCCGCTCCGCCATGGACGAGCGCGGCCCCCTCTGCGTCGGCATCGACCCGCACGCCTCGCTCCTCGCCTCCTGGGGCCTGAAGGACGACATCGACGGCCTGGAGACCTTCACCCGGACCGTCGTCGAGGCGCTGGCGGACACCGTCGCCGTCTTCAAGCCGCAGTCCGCCTTCTTCGAGCGGTTCGGCTCGCGCGGCATCGCCGTCCTGGAGCAGGCCGTCGCCGACCTGCGCGCCGCGGGCGGCCTGGTCGTGATGGACGCCAAGCGCGGCGACATCGGCTCCACCATGGCTGCGTACGCCGAGACCTTCCTGCGCCCCGGCTCGCCGCTCTTCTCGGACGCGCTGACGGTCTCCCCGTACCTCGGCTACGGCTCCCTGAAGCCGGCCGTCGACCTGGCCCGGGAGAGCGGGGCTGGCCTGTTCGTGCTGGCGCTGACCTCCAACCCGGAGGGCGCCGAGGTCCAGCGGGCGGTGCGCGAGGACGGCCGGACGATCGGCGCGACCATGCTCGGCCACCTGGCCGAGGAGAACGCGGGGGAGAGCCCGATGGGCTCCTTCGGCGCGGTCGTCGGCGCCACCCTGGGCGACCTGTCCTCCTTCGAGCTGGACATCAACGGCCCGCTGCTCGCCCCGGGCATCGGCGCCCAGGGCGCCACGGCCGCCGATCTGCCGGCCGTGTTCGGCCCGGCCGTGCGCAACGTGGTGCCGAACGTGAGCCGCGGCGTCCTCAAGGAGGGCCCCGACGCGGCCGCCCTGCGCGGCGCCGCCGAGCGCTTCGCGGACGAGATCCGCGCCGCCGTCGCGGTCTGA
- the gmk gene encoding guanylate kinase, with translation MAAEVRPRLTVLSGPSGVGKSTVVAHMRKVHPEVWLSVSATTRKPRPGEKHGVQYFFVSDDEFDKLVANGELLEWAEFAGNRYGTPRRAVLDRLEAGEPVLLEIDLQGARQVKESMKDSQLVFLAPPSWDELVRRLTGRGTESPEVIERRLEAAKVELAAETEFDTTLVNTSVEDVARELLALMRVV, from the coding sequence ATGGCAGCAGAGGTACGTCCGCGGCTGACCGTGCTCTCCGGCCCCTCCGGGGTCGGCAAGAGCACGGTCGTCGCTCATATGCGCAAGGTCCACCCCGAGGTCTGGCTCTCGGTGTCGGCCACGACACGGAAGCCGCGACCCGGCGAGAAGCACGGAGTCCAGTACTTCTTCGTCTCGGACGACGAGTTCGACAAGCTCGTCGCCAACGGAGAGCTTCTCGAATGGGCCGAGTTCGCGGGCAACCGCTACGGCACCCCCCGGCGGGCGGTGCTCGACCGCCTGGAGGCGGGCGAGCCGGTCCTGCTGGAGATCGACCTCCAGGGCGCCCGGCAGGTCAAGGAGTCCATGAAGGACTCCCAGCTGGTCTTCCTGGCCCCGCCGAGCTGGGACGAGCTGGTCCGCCGGCTTACCGGCCGCGGCACCGAGTCGCCCGAGGTCATCGAGCGCCGGCTGGAGGCCGCCAAGGTCGAGCTGGCCGCCGAGACCGAGTTCGACACCACCCTTGTCAACACCTCCGTCGAGGACGTAGCACGTGAGCTGCTAGCCTTGATGCGAGTTGTTTGA
- the rpoZ gene encoding DNA-directed RNA polymerase subunit omega, which produces MSSSITAPEGIINPPIDELLEATDSKYSLVIYAAKRARQINAYYSQLGEGLLEYVGPLVDTHVHEKPLSIALREINAGLLTSEAIEGPAQ; this is translated from the coding sequence GTGTCCTCTTCCATCACCGCGCCCGAGGGCATCATCAACCCGCCGATCGACGAGCTGCTCGAGGCCACGGACTCGAAGTACAGCCTCGTGATCTACGCGGCCAAGCGCGCGCGTCAGATCAACGCGTACTACTCCCAGCTGGGCGAGGGCCTTCTGGAGTACGTCGGTCCGCTGGTGGACACCCACGTCCACGAGAAGCCGCTCTCGATCGCCCTGCGTGAGATCAACGCGGGTCTGCTGACCTCCGAGGCCATCGAGGGCCCGGCGCAGTAA
- a CDS encoding integration host factor gives MALPPLTPEQRAAALEKAAAARRERAEVKNRLKHSGASLHEVIKQGQENDVIGKMKVSALLESLPGVGKVRAKQIMERLGISESRRVRGLGSNQIASLEREFGSTGA, from the coding sequence GTGGCTCTTCCGCCCCTTACCCCTGAACAGCGCGCAGCCGCGCTCGAAAAGGCCGCCGCGGCTCGCCGGGAGCGGGCCGAGGTCAAGAATCGACTCAAGCACTCCGGCGCTTCCCTGCACGAGGTCATCAAGCAGGGCCAGGAGAACGACGTCATCGGCAAGATGAAGGTCTCCGCGCTCCTTGAGTCCCTGCCGGGCGTGGGCAAGGTCCGCGCCAAGCAGATCATGGAGAGGCTCGGCATCTCCGAGAGCCGCCGAGTGCGCGGTCTCGGCTCCAACCAGATCGCCTCCCTGGAGCGCGAGTTCGGCAGCACCGGCGCCTGA